The DNA region AACTCAAAGAATAACCGTGATACTTCAATTAAAGAATAAAATTATTGGAACATTAAGAATCAGCATCAACTATTTTTTTGCCATCGACACTAGACTTAGCATTTAAGTCACTATTCTTCATTTTCTGCTTATACCTATAGTGAGAAATTGGACCAGATAAAGCGTAACCAATCATTAGCAAATATAATAACTTCTCTGGCATAGTAAATAACATTAAAATAATTAGCATAAAGCATATCACATAAATATTACTAATATGGCCATGGCCATCGCTATCTTTATAACTTCTAAACTTAATATCACTAACCATCATAAAGGCTAAATACAAAGCTGTAAAAGTTGTAATACTTACTGTCAAGAAAGTATAATTCCCTATAAATGTTCCTTGCCCCATCCAAATAAGGCCCGAAATTGTAACCGCTCCTGCAGGACAAGGCATCCCATAAAAATATAATTTACGTTCAATTATATCATCTTCACTAAGATCTTTGGGAGATGGCTGGGTATCAAACTTAGCCAATCTCAATGCTA from Francisella halioticida includes:
- a CDS encoding CDP-alcohol phosphatidyltransferase family protein; translated protein: MWLLENIDMKKSKYILPSLFTSASLLFAFLAIVSAFQENFFSCAVYMLLSGFADAFDGRVARYTHTQTEFGAALDSLADVVSFGATPALVMYFWTLHNLGSLGAAICFLYLLAVALRLAKFDTQPSPKDLSEDDIIERKLYFYGMPCPAGAVTISGLIWMGQGTFIGNYTFLTVSITTFTALYLAFMMVSDIKFRSYKDSDGHGHISNIYVICFMLIILMLFTMPEKLLYLLMIGYALSGPISHYRYKQKMKNSDLNAKSSVDGKKIVDADS